atgtttagtCATATGACACTATGGAAAGTGGAGGTCAACTGAAGAACATTTTATTCTTCATTCCAGGTCTATCTCCTTGGTAAGGATGAAGGTGGCAGAAGTCGAGGTTTGAACCTGGCgtccaagtttcaagctcagcTTTTCAGTAAAACATACGACGTTCCTGCCCGAGTTGAGCGGCCGGAGGGCAGCAATGTGGAGATGATGATGCCTGGAGAAGACGGCAAGATCATGCTGTCTTTGTTCAAAAAAATGGTGAGTGAGATTGTGTGTTTGAAACAACGGTTCCGACTCCCACTTGAGTTGACATCAGGAGATTAAAGGttaaaatgttttcaatttgattgGTTAGGCGTTCACACTGTTCGTTTATAGGAATGTGTCAATGGAGTGGCTGACAGTGAGCCTGTTAGATGAACAGTGGAGGTCTTGTAATTTTTATCCAAAATAAGGTGATCAGTTGCAGCAAAGACATAGGACTTCTGCTCTGTAGTTAGAGCAAAGACCCGAGCCGTTACTGGAACGGACTTTGAATCTTGTGATACTTCTGGTAAAGTAGCATCATTCAAGGTATTAACAATCAAACCTCAACTGCAGATTAATGAGGTCAGTATTTGACAACACATGTACAGTACTGACACGCACTGTCATTTTAATGACCTAATTCACGGACATGGGAAAACCCCAGGCCAACTGACGATTTTTGGCGAGTCTTCTGAATCCTTATAATGTGAATTCAAATCCTTATTTCAGGTTGTCGAAAACGGCCAGAGATTTACGCTAAGAACTGGAGAGGGAACTATGGGATACGGTGTAGTGACGGATGTCCTCCCAGAACGTGTTATTGATCTAAAGTGAGGAAATAGGGACTAAAAAATTAAAGACTGTTAATATTGTAAATTGTGTACATTAAGATCAACTTCAGAAGGTCATTGTCGATTGGTTTGGACAATTTGTGGTCTGTATTGTGCCTGTGAAGAATAAAGTTCCCGTTTTGGGAAAGTTTTGGTAGAATCTGGATATGGTGgcaaaacatgaaaatgattACTGATATCGCTACCATCAACTCAAAACTACTAAATCTCATCAGAAATGAATGCTTTGAAACACAAGTTGCTGACTACAGTATTGTGACATGAATGAGCACGGATGATGAAATATTCATATGAAGGAGGAGGACAGAAAAGGATGTATTGTGCTTCTTTCAAAGTTTCTGATTGTATCTTCCACTTTGACATTTGAAGGCAGTCACGGATTTGGCAAATATTGAATCATTTGGGAAATGGACACTATtttctttttcacattttcatatTATCATTTGCTTTTGTTAAGTTgaggtaatacatgtataccctCAATGTGTTGATAAAAACTTCAATGCCATCTATTTGAGATAGCCATTTCTGCTATCAACTTAATGATCATTTACAAGGGTCAAAGGAGGAAATCTATCTAAAAACTGAGCATTCGTATCTCTGTTGAGAGTGCATTCctgaaaatcattaaaaaaatgcttgtgaaaatttcatggtttgcaGTATTAGCTTGGATTTTTCttggattaaggaattgaaccctcggcttcggaccttggttgagttaccaagacactcgagggtggagctaaaatacagtccaaaccctcgcctgtcggctcgggtttggacgaaattttagctccacccgagagtgtcttggtaactcaaccaaggtccgaagccgagggttcaagttctattctaaaatacctcaaacttaaaaagataggccacgaaaataacttgaatgtgtgcgaatttggcaaattccatccatcgccggcccggccggagcgccagtagcgccgttgtttacattatgttacggcaacgttacagaaaatgagacatgtacattttgtacagcgcgcataggaagtccgcatcggctcgctcaagtgatgctaaaatccgcgcaaatgggctatttggagcgtttttctcggcaaatatgtgtagtgctcattaaaaaacttagggtggttgatgcttccttggctgatttgtgtttgcagcagtgttttgagagcctcaaacttctgaagtgagctgaaattccattgacgtgacgtgtgcatggtttccacattttagtgcaacccgagggaactttggtagagcatcttggttgcgtgtccaaaacactccgctctcagaacgaggcttatgcattttccatttaaaagttgactttacggtaccaaggtattttagaatatctcATCATCTGTTTgaccattgaatgtgacatcaGCATTCTGGACCTGCCTCTCAATTATTGTCATGATTTTTGTGAAATATATCAGATAAATGAATAAAGGAGTTTGTAAAGATGTTTGCATTCCTTTCTATTATCCTTCCACTGCATACGCAGCCTGCCGATGAGGTTTGttgtcgaggttggttggtcGATAGGACTGCAATATTTTCCCCAACAATTCAAGTCCCACAGGATAACCAAGATTAAGGATGAGATGGGCCAGGATTAAAGACAGTGTGCCTCTATCTGTGAGAGCACAAGTAAATTACCTGGTCCCCTTCCCCTGCGCCCTGGATGGATGGATTAATTGTCCCCCAGTTAAGATCATTTTATATTCATATTTCCCACTTCAATATTTAATTACCGGGAAAACCCAGTGACTGGAAACTACATGTGACATCTCAACCTGGTTCCTCTTATTCTACCCATGCAGTGTTGATTGCACATCTAAGGGAAGACTGGTTACGAGGATAAGTGGTTTTGCCCAGGCTCCTTAAAAGTTTCTCTAAATTTTAACCGTTTTCAGACTTATTATTGTGTGAAAATTGCATTTTGTCGGGTAGGCACTTAGCAAAGTGGATGTTGGTGGATTATATAGTTAATTTTTTCTACAACTGATAACTTTGGCTGGCGAAGAGCATAAACTAAGGTGTTGGTCGTTTTGCTTCCTTCTCATTTCATTGGTTTTACATATATAACGCCTATAATGTAATATGTAACAAAGAAAGTTTTATACTGAAAAATAGCTCAGTTTCTCTTTCGTTTTaccataggcctacttgattTTAGATATAGATACTACGATGTAGGCAGTAGATAACAAAAATGacgttttttttgttttatacTGAAAAATAGAACTTCCTTGTTGTAATAGGCCTATAGTCCTCCCacataatcaaatcaaatcagtgGAAccccccttagcggacacctctctataaaggacaacctctctattaaggacactagttttgctcccaaagtggtggtttccatttaattagacctctctaatcaggacacctctctattaaggacagcacttgtcagtcccaagggtgtcctttatagagaggttctactgtattcacATGTCTATTTTAATGTTTGATTATGACAAGACTAaaagctggttactctaagtatAAGGTAACCTAACATACAACACTGGTAGTAGAGCCTAAAGACAATTTGAGGATGGCTTTAACAGAAatcaaaaataccaaaaaattgTCATGGCCTGGCAAGGGAGGGGGAGTATGCCCATTAATACGCACTGAATATAGATTTAAGCTAAGATAAACAATAgattgaaagtgtttttttattaCTGTACTGTTATATTGTAAGTGCTCATGCATTTGTCATTTCAGACTGGCTAATAGATAAGAGTTGACGAGTGGTCAATTAGGGGATAGGACAGTCTGAGAGCCAGAACTGATGCACTTGAAGCTATCTTGTTTAATATTCTAAGTGCAAACAGGAAATGGCTAGTCCTGAGAAAATTGATGTGGCAAGTTCAGGGGCAAAGGATGGGGAGGCTGGGGAAGGCCCTGTTGCCATGGATACTGATAATACAGAAGTGGCATCTCCGAGCAAAGGTATGTTGTGATGTTCAGGAGAGTTCTCATATTCTCCACTCTTGAAGGCCCCTTTTCCACTGTTGTTGTAGTATCTAGGCAATTGAGTACCAGTGTAGAAGTAAACTGGGATAGGTTTCCAATGTTGGAAGTTTAAAATGATCTTTAACGATAACTTGTCACCAACTTTCTCACagataaagatgaaacagctgCGGGAAAGACAAAGGAGAGGGACGAAGCAGGAGATTCTGCTGCTGGAGAAAATCCGAGTTCAAAGGCACCATCTGGATCTGATGAGGCAGCTACTGGAGTTGGCGACAAGGAGGATGCAGCTGATGAAGGAAAGAAACCTGATATCGAAGTGATACAAGATCGACTACCCGAGGTTGATATTGTCATGTGTTTTGGACGCTGTCAGGATTGTATCCGGAAAGCTTGCAAGAAGATACGGAGCGAGAATACAAAGACCGATCTGCTTCTTTGTCAAGAGTGCCTGGATCTTCACTTGCAAATCGCCATTGACGGGGAAAAGAAACTTAACATCAATGTAGAGGAGAACCAGAAAGACTCGGAAGAATATCCGTCAGAGAAGCGCGTCCCATGGGAGTGCAAGAACAGGCCAAATTACACTCCTGCGGTAAGTAAGAAAATGGTGCAGTGTGGTTCCTCTGCGTCATGTTAATTGAACACCGAATCAAAGAATACCCAGTCCTATATCTGGCACCAAAAAACCACGGATTTGACCCACCAGCTCCTTCTTTAATTACACTACCTACTTTAATTTTAACATGTCAATTTCAGCAAAAGGCAAAGTATGTCAAAGAGAAGTATGGCAAGCGTGTGGCTTTTGACGAATTAGATGCTCCAATCGACAAGTTACAAACGAAATTTGAGTATGTAGAGGTGCGCAGTGATGGATTGGTTGGTGGGCAAGGGACTATTGAGCTGTCTATTCCAGACTTTAAAAAGCCTTCTGCTGCATCTACTGAAGGAGGTGATGGTAACGAGATGGATGCAACCAGTGGTGACAAGACAAGTTCAGCCAGTGCAGGAGGCGACAGTGGCAAGTTGGAGGCAAGTGCTGAAGGTGGTTACAGTGGCAAGTCGGAGACAACTGCTGAAGGTGGTGACAGTGGCAAGTTGGAGGCAACCGTCGATGGTGGTGACAGTGGCAAGTTGGAGGCAACTGCTGAAGGTGGTTACAGTGGCAAGTCGGAGGTAACCGTTGATGGTGGTGACAGTGGCAAGTCGGGGGCAACCGCTGAAGGTGGTGACAGTGGCAAGTTGGAGGCAACTGCTGAAGGTGGTTACAGTGGCAAGTCGGAGGTAACCGTTGATGGTGGTGACAGTGGCAAGTCGGGGGCAACCGCTGAAGGTGGTGACAGTGGCAAGTCGGAGGCAACTGCTGAAGGTGGTGACAGTGGCAAGTCGGAGGTAACCGTCGATGGTGATGACAGTGGCAGGTCGGAGGCAACTGCTGAAGGTGGTGACAGTGGCAAGTCGGAGGCAACTGCTGAAGGTGGTGACAGTGGCAAGTCGGAGGCAACTGCTGAAGGTGGTTACAGTGGCAAGTCGGAGGCAACTGCTGAAGGTGGTGACAGTGGCAAGTTGGAGGCAACTGCTGAAGGTGGTGACAGTGGCAAGTCGGGGGCAACTGCTGAAGGTGACAGTGGCAAGTCGGAGCCAACCGTCGATGGTGGTGACAGTGGCAAGTCAGAGGCAACCGTCGATGGTGGTGACAGTGGCAAGTCAGAGGCAACTGCTGAAGATGGTGACAGTGGCAAGTCGGAGGCAACTGCTGAAGGTGGTGACAGTGGCAAGTCGGAGGTAACCGTCGATGGTGATGACAGTGGCAAGTCACAGGCAACCGTCAATGGTGGTGACAGTGGCAAGTCGGAGGCAACTGCTGAAGGTGGTGACAGTGGCAAGTCGGAGGCAACTGCTGAAGGTGGTGACAGTGGCAAGTCGGGGGCAACTGCTGAAGGTGGTGACAGTGGCAAGTCGGAGGCAACCGTCAATGGTGGTGACAGTGGCAAGTCGGAGGCAACTGCTGAAGGTGGTGACAGTGGCAAGTCGGAGGCAACTGCTGAAGGTGGTGACAGTGGCAAGTCGGAGGCAACTGCTGAAGGTGGTGACAGTGGCAAGTCGGAGGCAACTGCTGAAGGTGGTGACAGTGGCAAGTTGGAGGCAACTGCTGAAGGTGGTGACAGTGGCAAGTCGGGGGCAACTACTGACGGTGGTGACAGTGGCAAGTCGGAGGCAACCGTAGATGGTGGTGACAGTGGCAAGTCGGAGGCAACTGCCAAAGGTGGTGACAGTGGCAAGTCGGAGGCACCTGCTGAAGGTGGTGACAGTGGCAAGTCGGAGGTAACCGTCGATGGTGATGACAGTGGCAAGTCGGGAGCAACTACTGACGGTGGTGACATTGGCAAGTCGGGGGCAACCGTCGATGCTGGTGACATCGAAATGACTGATGCAGACATTGAAAGGGTTGACGCTCCCAAGACTAAAGCAGCTGTTGAAGGAGGTGACATTGAAATGGCCGATACAACCGTTGAAGGAGATGAGGTGAATGATGATACCAGTAGTACCAAGGTAGAAAAACCCAAAGGCAGCGTAACCATTGAAGGGATCGGCCTTGAGAAGACAACATATGATGCTGATGTCATAAGATTTATTGGCTTGGCAAACAATGGCATGGACTTCTTTGTGCAAATGAGTATAGAAGTTGGAGAGTGGAATATCAAAAACTACTTCTTTTTATTGAATAATGATACAACCTTGTTTCAACTTGTCAACAATGCCAGGAGGATGATGTACATCATCAGAGGGGAGGATAAGTATTCGAGTGACTTCTTGAACTTCATGGAACCCATCAATCGGTATGTACTCCATTTTCAAATGCGGGGTTGCGCTGATTTCAACCAGTCATCTCTAAATTGTGCATGTATTTATAGAGCGCATGGCAAGGATACAAGCTGCCCAATATGGAGGTTTATCGCTATATGTCAACACACTGGCTGGGACCAAATGCCACATCACTAATGCTTTACAGCTCTTGTTTTCAGCAGCTCTTATCATTGTTTGTGTCTGGTTACATTCCGAGCATGTGAATCTACTTCCAGCCTCTGTCAAGTACAAGTGACAAAGATCAAGAACAAACAAGATGAGGAAGATAATGACAAGAACATTTATGAAGGAAAGACAAACATCCTCTGGACTAAGAACTACCATGCCAGCCTGGATCCTGAGTACCTTTGGTTAAAGGAGACATTAGAAAAAGAAGACAAGGCATTGCTGTTGGCCTACTATAACCATGACGATAAGGAACGGGACATTATAGACGTGGTCAAGCTCCGATACAAGAAAATCGAGAAATGGATTACGATACACATCTTCACAACCAATGGATTTGAATACAAGATGGTAAGATTTGTCGTGGCAATGATGCTCCTAGTCATTTAGTATAAGTAAGCTGCAGAATTTAGGGTAAGCTCTGACCTGATGAGCTCTGCTGACGATTCGGGGATAGCACAGCAGCTTTTCACTTGTAAATTCCTAATTGTATTTGCAGGTCATTATATCAAACTTTCACAAATATTTGCACTTTTCAGGAGGCTTGTAAAAAGAATGACAAGGACTACCTCCTGTTGAAGTCGAAGATGACAAGGTCTCCAATAGATCAGGGAGTCCTGAAAGGTAGTCATTGCTTGTATGTTGTGAAGTGTTGGTGTCCAGAACTTAATCAAATATCTAGGGGGAAATGCATCATGAATCAAGCGACCCAATGGCCGCAAAGAACCTAGTCATTTGACGTCACAATGTCACGAGAACTGGCTAGTGGACTCTGCACGCATTTGACGCTGCATTCGTGAAAATAAAATGCTCAAAATAATTTCATGGCTTGTTGCGTTTTTAGTGACCCGGTTAAACCTCCATTCAAGAGGCGAATGGGATTATGCCTTAGTCAGTGGCCAGTCTTACTAGTCTTGCCAATCGTATTTCAAAAGATCGTATCGAAGTGGGATTTGAAAGAGCTATATATATTCAGGTACCTTCATCCTGTTATTGTAACATTTTCAGATATTCCAAGATTTGTTGACAAAGTCAAATACCTCATGGAGATGATGCAACCAGTGACCTTTGGTATGTCTAAATAAGTCCTCTATTTTGCCACAAGAGGACTCAGGGAGACCAAATAAGTTCTCTATTAAGAATAATTTGCCACGAGAGGACTTGGAGACCTCAACATGAACCAGTCTGAAGGCTCAGCAAGCCAAGTACTGCTGTCAAAGAACGTTCTAAAAATGACCTTGAATTTGAGTGGGcgggggccggggggggggggggcagagacATACATGAAAACAGCCTATTTGATATGTATTTTAGTCTTATAACATTGATCACATCAATTATTTGGATGAGTCTGCGTGGACAACGGCTACAGAACTCTGATagattttgtgaaaaaaaatcttttttgatGAATATGACTCGGCCGATAAAAAGCGTTTAGCCTAGCACTCAGTGAACATTTCTTGGTTACCAGTAGTTGAGTTTAATCGAGAGGTTATAGTCAAAGATCGGATTATTTgagttttattttcatatgcATCAATAGCTTAGAAAAACAAATCATCACTTCAGGAATACGAAAAGAGAGAGATGAGAATGAAAAGAGAATTGATCATCTGGGAAAAATCTTCCGGGATGCGGAGCAGCATGTGGCACCTTCACAGGGAGTAGTCCAGGCCGGGGACACTCTTGGGGCAGTGGATACAGCTTATGACCCTAGCTTAGCACCATCTGATGAGGAGATGAAGAAAAACTGGGAAGAGTTGTGCAAAGTTTTCAAGGAGAAAGAGAAGTTTGTATATGATGCTTTCGATGCCACAGGTTAGTTAAccccttatacatgttatactgAGAAAGGAAAACCAATATTGCAATGACAGTGGGACCTCCTTTTGTGGACATCTCTGTGAGCAGGAAATCCTATCTATATAAATTCAGCAATTGCACAAAATTCTTATATTATTTCATCTGAAGCTTCCAAAATGCGAGAATCAGATGAGGCATGATGAAGAACGAGAAATATTTAGCGAACTACTGAAATCTTTTCCCAGTGATTTTAGGCTTTGTGCATGCAGTGCTATTTCGAATAGCAGATATTGTTTTTTCTAAAGTAGAATAACGACAAACTCCGATTTCCATTTTCAGGACTTGATCCTAATGTCAGAGATGGCTTTGACCAATGCGTCATTGAAGTGCAAACCAATTTTGAGATTGGACAGTAAGTATGTTTCAATCTGTTAAGAGTTCTGGCCTAAATGTTTGAGGCAATTGATTCTGAGCACTGAGCAAATAATCATGAGGTCATAGGTTGAACAATCCAAAGCATCACCACTGTTCTGTCTCAGTCCTTGAGCTAGGCTCTTTATTGCTACATCATTCATATTGGATGTAAAACTTAAGTTCCTTGTACCTTGTGTCGACGGTCCCCATTCAAgcccagaattattttattCTATTGAGATATTGTTCATGCATCGTGTATCATTTTTCCTTACTTTCTGTTTTCTTGGTCTTTTAACAGATACGAATCAGTCATTGACCAAGCTGGATCGATTTTGGAATACTACAAGAATACAACAAATGGCAAGATAAAACAACTAGTATCAAGACGTCACCTCATGAAGTTTATTCACTTCCTGCTTGTAACGTTGCCTAATAAGCCGAAGATGCACAAGACCATTAATACGAAGGATGTGCCTGGACTTGCCCCAAAGGATGAGGGCTTTAGAAACCTTTGGGAGAAGCTCCGTGAAGCTTTCAACGGAAAAACTGATTTCCCCACAAATGCACTCAGTGGAAAAGGTAAATTTTGTAGTGAGAATCCTAAGTCTTTGCAAATAGTTTATCCCTGCCAGCccattcttaaagggacaacttgagcgtgggatttacctgaccaggaggataatacccttatgcttgacaccatgcgcttCTACTTATAGTATTTACCCCAATGTTgatctctaataatgattttcggCAGTGttacgaggcagttttggacatggcttgtgaatttcaggcaggcctatggttTCCCAttttctagtgcattgtttattgcagttcaacgatttttcaatgatcctgtttggtgATGTTgcagtcctgctggaagccattttgtatgaaaaaaacaacacatctCGTGCCCaatttgtccctttaataatggTCCAAAATTTTTCTGCAGTCTGGTTCCCTCGTATTTTTAGATCACTGTACAATTTACAGTTGTTGTATAACCATTAATTAGTATGACCTTTTCCCCCTTAAACCCACTACAGTAGAatatctctattaaggacacacttgggactgactagtgctgtccttaatagagagaggtgtcctgaggtgtcttgattaaagaggtcaaattgaattgaaacaaccaatttgggaccataactagtgtccttaatagagaggttgtccttgatagagaggtttccgctaagggatgttctactgtaattaACTAATCTATATATCTTTATTTCATCATAATAGTCTCAAGACTAATGTCATAACATATGTATATCATAAATCTTAGTCCTTTGCTGCATCTATCATACATTTCACTCCTTTACTTATGTGGTAGTTTCAGATGTTGCTGTGGACAGCGATGATAGTTACAATGAATATGCCTCTGAGGTACAGACATGCTTCTTTACAGAGGAGTAAGTAAAGGCATATGTTGCTTTATGAAAAGAATAGGCCTTTCCACATGACAAGAAGCTAAAATGAACTTTATGGTGTAATATTTGCTGTCGGTTTTTATCAAGGTTGGACGACCAGGGCGATTGTGGCCTTGTGTCTGATTCTGTTGAGCACTTTGGTGTAGTGATTTACTATGATCACTGTTTGATGTTTAACCAAAATATTACTGTAATGAGTATAATTTTAGACTAGAAAGTTCATTCtgcattatgataatgatgttgttgataATTCTTTAAGGTTTGGCAAAGCCATTGATATCGCCCGAGCAATGTTGAAGGAGTTCTACAAGACGGTTAATCCAAGCATCAAAGAAAAGGTCATGGAGAAAAGCCTGCtcaaattcatattcataacTATCTTTGGTGTAGAGGCATTGCCTGGCACAGCAGATTTCAGGCTACCCACTGAGGTGGATCAAAGAGTGGTGGATACGAACGATGTACCAGGTCTTCAACCATATAGTGAGGACAAGAAAGCAGCGTGGACTGACTTCCTAGGGGTTTTTAGAGACAGGACAGATTTCCCTACAGATGCACTCAAGGAAACTGGTGAGAGATATGTAATAATGAGAAATGTCATTCATTTGAGTGGTCATTGGCAACACTGGACCAATAATGACCAGGGTTGGTTGATGTGTCGTGAGCATAATCTCGTCAGCTTGATGTCCTTTACTGAGACTTTAGGCCTGTCCTAGCCTGAATGACGGATCATTAATATGTTATAAATCTCAAGCAAGGAGCACGCAAGCTGCCGAAGCAGAAAATTAGAGGGTCATACTACATGAGTCCTTCTCCGTGCTGTAGGTATTCAGAAAGataagtgccccccccccccactattCTTCCATGGCCACATGGCTAAATTCTGACATCTTTTTCCTTTAAGGACTCGATCCAAATAATAGGAGAGGCTTTGACGATTTGGTTGTTATGAATATACAGTTGGACTTTGCCAATGagaagtaagtacatgtataccatcCCCTAGTAGATTTACATCGGCTTAATAACTATA
This is a stretch of genomic DNA from Lineus longissimus chromosome 2, tnLinLong1.2, whole genome shotgun sequence. It encodes these proteins:
- the LOC135482760 gene encoding uncharacterized protein LOC135482760 isoform X2, whose translation is MASPEKIDVASSGAKDGEAGEGPVAMDTDNTEVASPSKDKDETAAGKTKERDEAGDSAAGENPSSKAPSGSDEAATGVGDKEDAADEGKKPDIEVIQDRLPEVDIVMCFGRCQDCIRKACKKIRSENTKTDLLLCQECLDLHLQIAIDGEKKLNINVEENQKDSEEYPSEKRVPWECKNRPNYTPAQKAKYVKEKYGKRVAFDELDAPIDKLQTKFEYVEVRSDGLVGGQGTIELSIPDFKKPSAASTEGGDGNEMDATSGDKTSSASAGGDSGKLEASAEGGYSGKSETTAEGGDSGKLEATVDGGDSGKLEATAEGGYSGKSEVTVDGGDSGKSGATAEGGDSGKLEATAEGGYSGKSEVTVDGGDSGKSGATAEGGDSGKSEATAEGGDSGKSEVTVDGDDSGRSEATAEGGDSGKSEATAEGGDSGKSEATAEGGYSGKSEATAEGGDSGKLEATAEGGDSGKSGATAEGDSGKSEPTVDGGDSGKSEATVDGGDSGKSEATAEDGDSGKSEATAEGGDSGKSEATVNGGDSGKSEATAEGGDSGKSEATAEGGDSGKSGATAEGGDSGKSEATVNGGDSGKSEATAEGGDSGKSEATAEGGDSGKSEATAEGGDSGKSEATAEGGDSGKLEATAEGGDSGKSGATTDGGDSGKSEATVDGGDSGKSEATAKGGDSGKSEAPAEGGDSGKSEVTVDGDDSGKSGATTDGGDIGKSGATVDAGDIEMTDADIERVDAPKTKAAVEGGDIEMADTTVEGDEVNDDTSSTKVEKPKGSVTIEGIGLEKTTYDADVIRFIGLANNGMDFFVQMSIEVGEWNIKNYFFLLNNDTTLFQLVNNARRMMYIIRGEDKYSSDFLNFMEPINRLCQVQVTKIKNKQDEEDNDKNIYEGKTNILWTKNYHASLDPEYLWLKETLEKEDKALLLAYYNHDDKERDIIDVVKLRYKKIEKWITIHIFTTNGFEYKMEACKKNDKDYLLLKSKMTRSPIDQGVLKDIPRFVDKVKYLMEMMQPVTFGIRKERDENEKRIDHLGKIFRDAEQHVAPSQGVVQAGDTLGAVDTAYDPSLAPSDEEMKKNWEELCKVFKEKEKFVYDAFDATGLDPNVRDGFDQCVIEVQTNFEIGQYESVIDQAGSILEYYKNTTNGKIKQLVSRRHLMKFIHFLLVTLPNKPKMHKTINTKDVPGLAPKDEGFRNLWEKLREAFNGKTDFPTNALSGKVSDVAVDSDDSYNEYASEVQTCFFTEEFGKAIDIARAMLKEFYKTVNPSIKEKVMEKSLLKFIFITIFGVEALPGTADFRLPTEVDQRVVDTNDVPGLQPYSEDKKAAWTDFLGVFRDRTDFPTDALKETGLDPNNRRGFDDLVVMNIQLDFANEKYNDVIDTARAMMEIYQHSTDVILRVSASERSLLKFIHMLIFQWCTA
- the LOC135482760 gene encoding uncharacterized protein LOC135482760 isoform X1, which produces MASPEKIDVASSGAKDGEAGEGPVAMDTDNTEVASPSKDKDETAAGKTKERDEAGDSAAGENPSSKAPSGSDEAATGVGDKEDAADEGKKPDIEVIQDRLPEVDIVMCFGRCQDCIRKACKKIRSENTKTDLLLCQECLDLHLQIAIDGEKKLNINVEENQKDSEEYPSEKRVPWECKNRPNYTPAQKAKYVKEKYGKRVAFDELDAPIDKLQTKFEYVEVRSDGLVGGQGTIELSIPDFKKPSAASTEGGDGNEMDATSGDKTSSASAGGDSGKLEASAEGGYSGKSETTAEGGDSGKLEATVDGGDSGKLEATAEGGYSGKSEVTVDGGDSGKSGATAEGGDSGKLEATAEGGYSGKSEVTVDGGDSGKSGATAEGGDSGKSEATAEGGDSGKSEVTVDGDDSGRSEATAEGGDSGKSEATAEGGDSGKSEATAEGGYSGKSEATAEGGDSGKLEATAEGGDSGKSGATAEGDSGKSEPTVDGGDSGKSEATVDGGDSGKSEATAEDGDSGKSEATAEGGDSGKSEVTVDGDDSGKSQATVNGGDSGKSEATAEGGDSGKSEATAEGGDSGKSGATAEGGDSGKSEATVNGGDSGKSEATAEGGDSGKSEATAEGGDSGKSEATAEGGDSGKSEATAEGGDSGKLEATAEGGDSGKSGATTDGGDSGKSEATVDGGDSGKSEATAKGGDSGKSEAPAEGGDSGKSEVTVDGDDSGKSGATTDGGDIGKSGATVDAGDIEMTDADIERVDAPKTKAAVEGGDIEMADTTVEGDEVNDDTSSTKVEKPKGSVTIEGIGLEKTTYDADVIRFIGLANNGMDFFVQMSIEVGEWNIKNYFFLLNNDTTLFQLVNNARRMMYIIRGEDKYSSDFLNFMEPINRLCQVQVTKIKNKQDEEDNDKNIYEGKTNILWTKNYHASLDPEYLWLKETLEKEDKALLLAYYNHDDKERDIIDVVKLRYKKIEKWITIHIFTTNGFEYKMEACKKNDKDYLLLKSKMTRSPIDQGVLKDIPRFVDKVKYLMEMMQPVTFGIRKERDENEKRIDHLGKIFRDAEQHVAPSQGVVQAGDTLGAVDTAYDPSLAPSDEEMKKNWEELCKVFKEKEKFVYDAFDATGLDPNVRDGFDQCVIEVQTNFEIGQYESVIDQAGSILEYYKNTTNGKIKQLVSRRHLMKFIHFLLVTLPNKPKMHKTINTKDVPGLAPKDEGFRNLWEKLREAFNGKTDFPTNALSGKVSDVAVDSDDSYNEYASEVQTCFFTEEFGKAIDIARAMLKEFYKTVNPSIKEKVMEKSLLKFIFITIFGVEALPGTADFRLPTEVDQRVVDTNDVPGLQPYSEDKKAAWTDFLGVFRDRTDFPTDALKETGLDPNNRRGFDDLVVMNIQLDFANEKYNDVIDTARAMMEIYQHSTDVILRVSASERSLLKFIHMLIFQWCTA